One genomic segment of Pseudomonas sp. p1(2021b) includes these proteins:
- a CDS encoding FdhF/YdeP family oxidoreductase: MSQDEHIRDYKGPAAGWGALKSVTKSWLGSDNAFKNLRAMLKTNQNGGFDCPGCAWGESPESDMVKFCENGAKAVNWEATGRSVDPAFFSKYSVSALAAQTDYWLEYQGRLTHPMRYDAATDHYVETTWDEAFALIARHLNALESPDQAEFYTSGRASNEAAFLYQLFVRAYGTNNFPDCSNMCHEASGVGMADTLGVGKGTVVYHDLELADAIFVIGQNPGTNHPRMLEPLREAVKRGAQVVCFNPLKERGLERFQHPQHPFEMLSNGSEPTNTAYFRPALGGDMAAMRGIAKFLLLWEREAQAKGEPAVFDHAFIAEHTDGLEAYLAAVDDTSWEHIVEQSGLTLVEIELAARMYRKAERVIMCWAMGVTQHRHSVATVQEIVNLQLLRGNVGKPGAGLSPVRGHSNVQGDRTMGIDEKPPAKLLDALEKRFQFKVPREHGHNAVLAIKAMEEGRAKVFIGLGGNFAQATPDTPRTHAAMRKCALTVQISTKLNRSHLVTGGDALILPCLGRTEIDLQAEGPQGVTVEDTFSMVHISHGQLKPRSPHLRSEPAIIAGIAKATLGDRPIDWEYAVADYSRIRNMIAEVIPGFSGFNERLQHPGGFHLGNTASEREWRTATGKARFTASELPRQLVNAQVLARGDNPDLILQTLRSHDQYNTTLYGLDDRYRGVFGLREVVFVNEADIRRLGFEPGEHVDMVSLWEDGRERRVSGFRLVPYDLPEGQAAAYYPETNPLVPLESYGEGTYTPTSKFVAIKLEKARAGNRIEASVA; encoded by the coding sequence ATGAGCCAAGACGAACATATCAGGGACTACAAGGGACCGGCCGCCGGCTGGGGCGCACTCAAGAGCGTGACCAAGAGCTGGCTGGGCAGCGACAATGCCTTCAAGAACCTGCGGGCCATGCTCAAGACCAACCAGAACGGCGGTTTCGACTGCCCTGGCTGCGCCTGGGGCGAGTCGCCCGAGAGCGACATGGTCAAGTTCTGCGAGAACGGCGCCAAGGCCGTCAACTGGGAGGCCACCGGCCGCTCGGTGGACCCGGCGTTCTTCTCCAAATACAGCGTCAGCGCCCTGGCCGCCCAGACCGACTACTGGCTCGAATACCAAGGCCGGCTGACCCACCCGATGCGCTACGACGCCGCCACCGACCACTATGTGGAAACCACCTGGGACGAGGCCTTCGCTCTGATCGCCCGGCACCTCAACGCACTGGAGAGCCCGGACCAGGCCGAGTTCTACACCTCCGGCCGGGCCAGCAACGAAGCAGCGTTCCTCTACCAGCTGTTCGTGCGCGCCTACGGTACCAACAATTTCCCCGATTGCTCGAACATGTGCCACGAAGCCAGTGGCGTGGGCATGGCCGATACCTTGGGCGTAGGGAAGGGCACCGTCGTCTACCATGATCTGGAACTGGCCGACGCGATCTTCGTCATTGGCCAGAACCCGGGCACCAACCACCCGCGCATGCTCGAACCGCTGCGCGAGGCGGTCAAACGGGGTGCCCAGGTGGTGTGCTTCAACCCGCTCAAGGAGCGTGGGCTGGAGCGTTTCCAGCACCCGCAGCACCCCTTCGAGATGCTCAGCAACGGCTCCGAACCCACCAATACCGCCTACTTCCGCCCGGCCCTGGGCGGCGACATGGCGGCGATGCGCGGCATTGCCAAGTTCCTGTTGCTGTGGGAGCGCGAAGCCCAGGCCAAGGGCGAGCCGGCAGTGTTCGACCATGCCTTCATCGCCGAGCACACCGATGGCCTCGAGGCCTACCTGGCTGCGGTGGATGACACCTCCTGGGAGCATATCGTCGAGCAGTCGGGCCTGACCCTGGTCGAGATCGAACTGGCCGCGCGCATGTACCGCAAGGCCGAACGGGTGATCATGTGCTGGGCCATGGGCGTGACCCAGCACCGTCATTCGGTGGCGACGGTGCAGGAGATCGTCAACCTGCAACTGTTGCGCGGCAACGTCGGCAAGCCTGGTGCGGGTCTGTCGCCGGTACGCGGCCACAGCAACGTGCAGGGCGACCGCACCATGGGCATCGACGAGAAGCCCCCGGCCAAGCTGCTCGATGCCCTGGAAAAACGCTTCCAGTTCAAGGTGCCGCGCGAGCACGGGCATAACGCGGTGCTGGCGATCAAGGCCATGGAAGAAGGTCGGGCCAAGGTGTTCATCGGCTTGGGTGGCAACTTCGCCCAAGCCACGCCGGACACCCCGCGCACCCACGCGGCGATGCGCAAGTGCGCGCTGACCGTGCAGATCTCTACCAAGCTCAACCGCTCGCACCTGGTCACCGGTGGCGATGCGTTGATCCTGCCATGCCTGGGCCGTACCGAGATCGACCTGCAAGCCGAAGGGCCCCAGGGCGTGACCGTGGAGGACACCTTCAGCATGGTGCATATCTCCCACGGCCAGCTCAAACCCCGTTCGCCGCACCTGCGTTCGGAACCGGCGATCATCGCGGGCATCGCCAAGGCCACCCTGGGCGATCGGCCGATCGACTGGGAATACGCCGTCGCCGACTACAGCCGCATCCGCAACATGATCGCCGAGGTGATTCCGGGCTTCAGCGGTTTCAACGAGCGTCTGCAGCACCCCGGCGGCTTCCACCTGGGCAACACGGCATCCGAGCGCGAATGGCGCACGGCGACTGGCAAGGCGCGCTTCACCGCCAGCGAGTTGCCTCGGCAGTTGGTCAATGCCCAGGTGCTGGCCCGTGGCGACAACCCGGACCTGATCCTGCAGACCCTGCGCTCCCATGACCAGTACAACACCACGTTGTATGGCCTGGATGACCGCTACCGGGGTGTGTTCGGCCTGCGCGAAGTGGTGTTCGTCAACGAGGCGGACATCCGCCGCCTGGGCTTCGAGCCGGGCGAGCACGTGGACATGGTGTCGCTGTGGGAGGACGGCCGCGAGCGTCGGGTGTCGGGCTTCCGCCTGGTGCCCTATGACCTGCCCGAAGGCCAGGCGGCGGCCTACTATCCGGAGACCAACCCGTTGGTGCCGCTGGAAAGCTATGGCGAGGGCACCTATACGCCGACCTCGAAGTTCGTGGCCATCAAGCTGGAGAAGGCGCGGGCCGGGAACCGGATCGAGGCGAGTGTGGCCTGA
- the moaA gene encoding GTP 3',8-cyclase MoaA yields the protein MEENTQALIDGFNRRIDYLRMSVTDRCDFRCVYCMAEDMQFLPRQQILSLEELYQVAERFVALGTRKIRLTGGEPLVRQGIVELCGRIAALPGLRELCLTSNGSQLGRLAQPLFEAGVSRLNISLDSLDAERFRSLTRTGDLHQVIAGIDAARRAGFRRTKLNCVVLKGRNDHEIVDLVRFAVERELDISFIEEMPLGVISEHERGESYCSSDEVRARIAEHFTLVESAESSQGPARYWRVAEAPQTRVGFISPHSHNFCATCNRVRLTVEGRLLLCLGNEHSMDLKQVMRAHPGDTERLEKAIRDAMHLKPYRHHFEVGGEVQILRFMNMTGG from the coding sequence GTGGAAGAGAACACCCAGGCACTGATCGACGGCTTCAATCGGCGTATCGACTACCTGCGGATGTCGGTCACCGACCGCTGCGACTTCCGTTGTGTGTACTGCATGGCCGAAGACATGCAATTCCTGCCGCGCCAGCAAATCCTCAGCCTCGAGGAGCTGTACCAGGTGGCCGAGCGCTTCGTCGCCCTGGGTACCCGCAAGATCCGCCTGACCGGCGGCGAGCCGCTGGTACGCCAGGGCATCGTCGAGCTGTGCGGGCGTATCGCCGCCCTGCCCGGCCTACGCGAGCTATGCCTGACCAGCAACGGCTCGCAACTGGGTCGCCTGGCCCAGCCGCTGTTCGAGGCCGGCGTGTCGCGCCTGAACATCAGCCTCGACAGCCTCGATGCCGAACGTTTCCGCAGCCTGACCCGCACCGGCGACCTGCATCAGGTCATCGCCGGCATCGACGCCGCGCGCCGCGCAGGCTTCCGGCGCACCAAGCTCAATTGCGTGGTGCTCAAGGGCCGCAACGACCACGAGATCGTCGACCTGGTGCGCTTCGCCGTCGAGCGCGAGCTGGATATCTCCTTCATCGAAGAGATGCCGTTGGGGGTGATCAGCGAACATGAGCGCGGCGAGTCGTACTGCTCCAGCGACGAAGTGCGCGCGCGCATTGCCGAACACTTCACCCTGGTGGAGTCGGCCGAATCGTCCCAGGGGCCGGCGCGCTACTGGCGGGTCGCCGAGGCACCGCAAACCCGGGTCGGTTTCATCTCGCCGCACAGCCACAACTTCTGCGCCACCTGCAACCGCGTGCGCCTGACCGTCGAAGGCCGCCTGCTGCTGTGCCTTGGCAACGAGCATTCGATGGACCTGAAACAGGTCATGCGCGCCCACCCCGGCGACACCGAACGCCTGGAAAAAGCCATCCGCGACGCCATGCACCTCAAACCCTACCGCCACCACTTCGAGGTGGGCGGCGAGGTACAGATCCTGCGCTTCATGAACATGACCGGCGGCTGA
- a CDS encoding bestrophin family protein — protein MIVHPRPDVLRVLFTLKGSIVKRIALRCLMVTLLAALIVLIEHHYPAFFYPVSATPFTLLGLSLSIFMSFRNNVCYDRWWEGRKAWGRMIIEIRSFIRESQAIADERLRAELLRGLCGFAHALNARLRNEDELAAARPWLDQGARISPHNTCDGILRQVGEHCSHLAERQSISEWRYTLLEQRLVGLSEVQATCERIKGTPLPFPYTLLLHRTSYIFCVLLPFALAEPLGWLAPIFTTIISYTFFGLDAIGNELEDPFGRDENDLPTDAMVRTLERDVLSALGHEPLPPALVPVDHVLS, from the coding sequence ATGATCGTCCATCCCCGTCCCGATGTACTGCGTGTGCTCTTCACCCTGAAGGGCTCGATCGTCAAGCGCATCGCCCTGCGCTGCCTGATGGTCACCCTGTTGGCCGCCCTGATCGTGCTGATCGAGCACCACTACCCGGCCTTCTTCTACCCGGTCAGCGCTACGCCCTTCACCCTGCTGGGCCTGTCGCTGTCGATCTTCATGAGCTTTCGCAACAACGTCTGCTACGACCGCTGGTGGGAGGGTCGCAAGGCCTGGGGGCGGATGATCATCGAGATACGTTCGTTCATCCGCGAAAGCCAGGCGATCGCCGACGAGCGCCTGCGCGCCGAACTGCTGCGCGGCCTGTGCGGCTTCGCCCATGCGCTCAACGCTCGCCTGCGCAACGAGGATGAGCTGGCCGCCGCTCGGCCGTGGCTGGACCAGGGCGCCAGGATCAGCCCGCACAATACCTGCGACGGCATCCTGCGCCAGGTCGGCGAGCACTGCTCGCACCTGGCAGAGCGCCAGTCGATCAGCGAATGGCGCTACACCCTGCTCGAACAACGCCTGGTGGGGTTGTCGGAAGTCCAAGCCACTTGCGAACGGATCAAGGGCACGCCATTGCCCTTTCCCTACACGTTGCTGCTGCACCGCACCAGCTACATCTTCTGCGTGCTCCTGCCGTTCGCCCTGGCCGAGCCGCTGGGCTGGCTGGCGCCGATCTTCACCACCATCATCAGCTACACCTTCTTCGGCCTGGATGCCATCGGCAACGAGCTGGAAGACCCGTTCGGCCGTGACGAAAACGACCTGCCCACCGATGCCATGGTGCGAACCCTGGAGCGCGACGTGCTGTCGGCGCTGGGGCACGAACCGCTACCGCCGGCGCTGGTGCCGGTGGATCATGTGTTGAGCTGA
- the moaB gene encoding molybdenum cofactor biosynthesis protein B: MSVKPDAVFVPLNIAVLTVSDTRTFDNDTSGELLATRSVEVGHRLVARALLKDDLYKIRAQVAQWIADEQVQVVLITGGTGFTGRDSTPEAVGCLLDKRIDGFGELFRALSILDIGTSTVQSRALAGLANGTLVCCLPGSTGACRTAWEGILVEQLDARHRPCNFVPHLKAVGVCESRG, encoded by the coding sequence GTGAGTGTGAAACCGGACGCGGTGTTCGTACCGCTCAACATCGCCGTGCTGACCGTCAGCGATACCCGTACCTTCGACAACGACACCTCGGGCGAGCTGCTGGCTACGCGCTCGGTGGAAGTCGGCCACCGTCTGGTGGCACGGGCGCTGCTCAAGGATGACCTCTACAAGATCCGCGCCCAGGTCGCCCAGTGGATCGCCGATGAGCAGGTGCAGGTGGTGCTGATCACCGGTGGCACCGGGTTCACCGGGCGTGACAGCACGCCCGAGGCGGTGGGCTGCCTGCTGGACAAGCGCATCGATGGCTTTGGCGAGCTGTTCCGCGCGTTGTCGATCCTCGATATCGGTACCTCGACGGTGCAGAGCCGGGCCCTGGCCGGGTTGGCCAACGGTACCTTGGTCTGCTGCCTGCCGGGCTCGACCGGGGCCTGTCGTACGGCCTGGGAGGGGATTCTGGTGGAGCAGCTCGATGCGCGGCATCGGCCATGCAATTTCGTGCCGCACCTGAAGGCGGTGGGGGTGTGTGAGAGCCGCGGGTAA
- a CDS encoding PAAR domain-containing protein — MSHPICLGDPTSSGGRVVACQLAGSHTIKGKTPAVLGDKATCPRHKGEFAFIEGHPTRRMNGIPVVLQGHRLACGCQGVASHAADLRVS; from the coding sequence ATGAGCCATCCTATTTGCCTGGGTGACCCTACCAGCAGCGGTGGCCGGGTGGTGGCGTGCCAGCTGGCAGGGTCCCATACGATCAAGGGCAAGACGCCGGCTGTGCTGGGCGACAAGGCCACCTGCCCGAGGCACAAGGGGGAGTTCGCGTTCATCGAAGGCCACCCGACGCGGCGGATGAACGGGATTCCCGTGGTGCTGCAAGGGCATCGTTTAGCGTGTGGCTGCCAGGGTGTTGCAAGCCATGCTGCGGATTTACGGGTGTCTTGA
- a CDS encoding DUF2875 family protein — protein MAYRSFAPLLALGISSVLGVIALIFGFHLWFKVLADEKENQAAYKREILAALAEQESAPPHTFALEIRGAGVAIHRDAQSRIWKFIRDKNDRFSSIYSSDPKDYEASLSSRMISRSINARLAFKKSAGESVAYWPIPVFTIGPPKQPADTGAASSILMGRNAATLGVTLFLWQDAENTTHAQCMIERLFRFFDDNPMVPQALMVSEDGDITRNSLRVAGTPGLQNDQVVPTVYQNMAGLLVARSDRVSRYIRPFARQQVENNQNKKTDLGKLWAFYWKYSPQFRKVYEDARRAEGIENPYGPGTMSTAYWHSKLPELWKTISNRGPGHFEPSPWLPIRWAQHQVDEFDASPVLGYLHRPIKVPMQDENGKRLKPALQAKALQAGWLEALDTLPKGHKPVRVFYDTTDNLEAEIALTNALHELNTDGHGLDIGNVEEGYDIGRRLGNTGVSSALVQINLASIASYLDGGTSAVVYAGADGSLTVQMVRPPDEARKEKNRKNRGVDPFSYGLP, from the coding sequence GTGGCTTATCGTAGTTTCGCGCCCTTATTGGCTTTGGGTATTTCATCCGTTCTCGGAGTTATCGCTCTAATTTTTGGCTTTCATTTGTGGTTCAAGGTGTTGGCGGACGAGAAGGAAAACCAGGCTGCGTATAAGCGCGAGATACTGGCTGCGCTTGCGGAGCAGGAGTCCGCGCCTCCACACACGTTTGCATTGGAAATTCGTGGTGCAGGTGTAGCGATTCACCGAGATGCTCAGAGCCGAATCTGGAAGTTTATTAGAGATAAGAATGATAGATTTTCATCTATCTATTCCAGTGATCCCAAAGATTACGAGGCTTCCTTATCCTCTAGGATGATCTCTCGTTCGATAAATGCTCGCCTGGCATTTAAAAAATCAGCAGGTGAATCGGTCGCTTATTGGCCGATCCCAGTATTCACTATAGGCCCTCCGAAACAACCTGCTGATACCGGTGCTGCCTCTAGTATTCTCATGGGGCGCAATGCTGCGACACTGGGGGTGACGCTGTTTCTTTGGCAGGATGCTGAAAATACAACCCATGCTCAATGTATGATTGAAAGGTTATTTCGTTTCTTTGATGATAATCCGATGGTGCCTCAAGCTTTGATGGTAAGTGAAGACGGCGATATCACTCGGAATAGCTTGCGTGTGGCAGGCACACCGGGCTTGCAGAATGATCAGGTTGTGCCGACCGTATATCAGAATATGGCAGGGCTGTTGGTTGCCCGCTCGGATCGTGTGAGTCGATATATACGTCCGTTTGCACGTCAGCAAGTTGAGAATAATCAAAATAAAAAAACAGATCTCGGCAAACTCTGGGCTTTCTATTGGAAGTACTCACCTCAATTCAGGAAGGTATACGAGGATGCTAGGCGAGCTGAAGGTATCGAGAATCCTTATGGCCCTGGCACGATGTCCACCGCCTACTGGCACTCCAAACTCCCCGAGCTCTGGAAAACCATCAGCAACCGGGGCCCCGGCCATTTCGAGCCCTCCCCCTGGCTACCAATCCGCTGGGCCCAGCATCAGGTCGATGAGTTCGACGCCTCGCCTGTACTGGGCTATCTGCACCGCCCGATCAAAGTCCCGATGCAGGATGAAAACGGCAAGCGCCTGAAACCCGCGCTCCAGGCCAAAGCCCTGCAAGCCGGTTGGCTAGAGGCATTGGACACCTTGCCCAAGGGGCACAAGCCGGTGCGGGTGTTCTACGACACCACGGACAACCTCGAAGCTGAAATCGCCCTGACCAACGCCCTGCATGAGCTCAATACCGACGGCCACGGGCTGGACATCGGCAATGTGGAAGAGGGCTACGACATCGGCCGCCGCCTGGGCAATACCGGTGTCAGCAGTGCCCTGGTGCAGATCAACCTGGCGTCCATCGCCAGTTACCTGGACGGCGGCACAAGTGCAGTGGTGTACGCCGGTGCGGACGGCAGCCTGACGGTGCAGATGGTCCGTCCGCCGGATGAGGCGCGCAAAGAGAAGAATCGCAAGAATCGCGGTGTTGATCCTTTCAGCTACGGTTTGCCCTAA
- a CDS encoding DUF2875 family protein: MTYRSSAPLLALGISSVLGVVALIFGFRLWFNELSSEKGKQGADKTELVAALSEHASSFVKMYALEIRGVGLAVEDWHQSSLWREIKKKNNNFISIYSQDPNDLDTSYSGRQITRSINARVAFQHAAGESVAYWPIPVFSLGPTKQPSDTGAAANIVRGRNAATLGVTLFLWQDAKNGTPAQPMIERLFQFFDENPTVPQALIVGEDGDVTRNSLRVAGTPGLQNDKVVPTVYENMTGLLVARSDRVSRYIRPFAPQDAEDNQNKKTDLGKLWAFYWKYSPQFRKVYEDARRAEGIENPYGPGTMSTAYWQSKLPEFWKTISNRGPGHFEPSPWLPVRWAQHQVDEFDASPVLGYLHRPIKVPMQDENGKRLKPALQAKALQAGWLEALDTLPEGHKPVRVFYDSTDNLEAEIALTNALHELNTDGHGLDISNVEEGYDIGRRLGNTGVSSALVQINLACIASYLDGGTSAVVYAGADGSLTVQMVRPPDEARKEKNRKNRGVDPFRYGSPS, translated from the coding sequence GTGACTTATCGGAGTTCCGCGCCCTTATTGGCTTTGGGTATTTCATCCGTTCTCGGAGTTGTCGCTCTGATTTTTGGCTTTCGTTTGTGGTTTAATGAGTTATCGAGCGAGAAGGGAAAACAGGGTGCGGATAAAACTGAGCTTGTAGCTGCGCTGTCGGAGCATGCGTCTAGTTTCGTAAAGATGTATGCACTAGAGATTCGAGGGGTTGGGCTTGCAGTTGAAGATTGGCATCAATCATCGCTCTGGCGTGAGATAAAAAAGAAAAACAATAATTTTATCTCTATTTATTCTCAGGACCCCAACGACCTGGACACATCCTACAGTGGTCGGCAAATTACAAGATCTATAAATGCCCGGGTTGCTTTTCAGCACGCAGCAGGTGAATCAGTAGCTTATTGGCCTATTCCTGTATTTAGTCTAGGCCCTACCAAACAGCCATCTGACACTGGGGCTGCGGCTAATATCGTGAGGGGGCGAAATGCCGCGACCTTGGGTGTAACACTTTTTCTATGGCAAGACGCCAAGAATGGCACGCCTGCGCAGCCCATGATTGAGCGACTCTTTCAATTCTTTGATGAGAATCCCACGGTGCCACAAGCGTTGATTGTTGGTGAGGATGGGGACGTTACAAGAAATAGTTTACGGGTGGCGGGTACACCGGGATTACAGAATGATAAAGTCGTGCCGACCGTATATGAGAACATGACAGGGCTATTGGTTGCTCGCTCAGACCGTGTAAGTCGATATATCCGCCCATTTGCACCTCAGGACGCCGAGGATAATCAAAATAAAAAAACAGATCTCGGCAAGCTCTGGGCCTTCTATTGGAAGTACTCACCCCAATTCAGGAAGGTGTACGAGGATGCTAGGCGAGCTGAAGGTATCGAGAATCCTTATGGCCCCGGCACTATGTCCACCGCCTACTGGCAATCCAAGCTGCCCGAATTCTGGAAAACCATCAGCAACCGGGGCCCCGGTCATTTCGAGCCTTCTCCCTGGCTACCGGTCCGCTGGGCCCAGCATCAGGTCGATGAGTTCGACGCCTCACCGGTACTGGGCTACCTGCACCGCCCGATCAAAGTCCCGATGCAGGATGAAAACGGCAAGCGCCTGAAACCTGCGCTCCAGGCCAAGGCCCTGCAAGCCGGTTGGCTAGAGGCATTGGACACCTTGCCCGAGGGGCACAAGCCGGTGCGGGTGTTCTACGACAGCACGGACAACCTCGAAGCTGAAATCGCGCTGACTAACGCCCTGCATGAGCTCAATACCGACGGCCACGGGTTGGACATTAGCAATGTGGAAGAGGGCTACGACATCGGCCGCCGCCTGGGCAATACCGGTGTCAGCAGCGCCCTGGTGCAGATCAACCTGGCATGCATTGCCAGCTACCTGGACGGCGGCACGAGTGCAGTGGTGTACGCCGGTGCGGACGGCAGCCTGACGGTGCAGATGGTCCGCCCGCCGGATGAGGCGCGCAAAGAGAAGAACCGCAAGAATCGCGGTGTTGATCCCTTCCGCTATGGTTCGCCCTCATGA